CTGCATCTCCTTGAAGGTCTTGAGTGGTTGTCTGATAAATTGAGGCATCTTTGTTGGGATTCATTCCCACTTGAGTCTTTGCCATCAACCTTTTGTGCAGAATGGCTTGTAAAGCTTAAAATGCAGAATAGCAAGCTTAAAAAGCTTTGGGATGGAATTCAGGTTCAATATAATTAATGTGTTATTGTTAGGtctgttaaatatttttaattaagtttctaATCCTTTTTAGTTAAGACATATGTGCGATCAAgaatttattttaatgattttcaacaatgtaatgttgtttttttttctcaTATAGAGGCTTGACAATTTAATGATTCTTGATCTTCGATACTCCGAAAACCTGATTGAGATTCCAGATTTATCAAGGGCCCCAAATCTTCAAGAAGTGTCCTTTTCTTATTGTGTGAGTCTCTGTCAGCTCCATCCTTCCATTTTCAATATCCCCAAGCTTACAAAACTACAATTAAATGGATGCAAAAAGATTGAGAGCCTGAAAAATAACATTCATTTAAAATCTCTCCAAATACTTGAGCTCTCTGATTCTTCTTCTCTCGCCGAATTTTCGGTGACGTCGGAGGAAATAATGGAGCTGTCTTTATGGGGCACTGTTGCACATGGATTTTCTTCATTGATGTTGTGCAATAAGAAACTTACAGGACTGCACCTTACAGGATTTACACAAATCAATACATCTAGTCTTTGGCTCATCCTTGATGGCACACCGTCTTTAAGAGAACTATATTTGAGCAAGTGCTGCAACTTAGAAACACTCCCTAACAACATCCAAAACAATTCAATGTTGGAAATTCTTGAATTAAATGAATGCAGGAAACTTAAGTCCCTACCAAAACCTCCAGTTAGCTTGCAAAGGTTGACAGCCTGGAATTGCATTCATTTGGACACTAACTCCATTCAACGATTAACACTTGAAAATATGTATCACAGACTCCGCTCACCTGAGAACATGTTACACAACAGACCCAGTTCATGGATCAGCGGGGGGAATGTACCAATTTATCGtatggatttattttcctttccaGGTGGTGAAGTTCCTAGTGAGTTTTATTTTCAGTCAACAAAGGATTCCATAGTTATTCCTCCTATTCCAAAATATGGTTTGTGTGGTTTCATCATTTGTATCATTCTCTCTGAACCACGGGCTGCTCTTAATATTCTTGGTGGGTTTCATTGTACTATTTATCAACACACCCGAGTAATTGACCATTTCCGGAATTCATATGGTGTTTGTGGTGCAATAATTTCAGATCATGTATTGTTAAGCTGCATAGGGTGTTATAATTCTGACTGGGTGAAGATTGGGAGTGAAAGTGGAGGTTATCAGTACGACCTTTcattcaaattctattatgaACAATATGAAGAATTTAAAACAAGAGGTGCAAAAACAGAGTGCATCAAGGGTTGTGGGGTAATCCCTGTGTATGACTTGAAATGTAGAACTAGTGGAGCTGAAATTGTTAAAATACAATCCAATGCTCAACTATCTGATGATATTAAAGTTTTTGATGATTGTCATGGACATTCGAAATTTGATATTAACGAGTCACACCACCAAGAAATTGGAGCTGAAAACGAAAATGACCAACAACAACTAATTATTCCTCCAACAGAAAATATGGAGTCGAATGATAGATCTTCGTGTTCATGTTCTATCGGTATAAATCTTCCACCACTTCCTAGATATATATTCcatatttatatgtttttttgaCTTAATATTACTTTCCAACCATTATGATTTAAATTTCATTTTCATATAGATAATTTAATCTTtcaaaaaaataagttgattctTTGAGAATACTTGTGATATATTGTAGAAAATTATCCCAGATAAATTCCAATAACAATGTGTTGAAATAATGCATTGAACAGGTCTTTTGTTGAAGCACATACTAGAAGAATCAAAACGTCTATTTCTAAAGTAAAGATAAGGCAGCATCAAAACTTTCATTCATAAGTATGTATTGGTTTTTCGTTTCTCTTGTTGTGATAAATTTATCTTTTCCTATAAAGCTGTTAGTTGTATTTTTGCCTTAATCTTATCTTGGAACCACAAATCCAATTATtcgattttgattatttatactTAAAAGCATCATAAAAGGGCATAGAGTTTAAAAATTCTTGAAATAAATAAGTTAACTCTTTGAAATACTTGTGATATATTCCAGAAAAGTATACCAGATAAATTGCAATAACATTGTGCTGAAACAATACATTGTTCAGATCTTTTGTGGAAGCATATGCAGAAGAGTCAAAACggctatttctcttgttttcaaccAAAGATAAGACCGCATCAAAGCTTTCATTCAGAAGTGTCTCATGATGTAGTGGGTTGGTATTCGGTACCATAAAGCTGTATGTTTGTGATTAACTTATCTTTCTCGATAAGCTATTAGGAACTCTTCCCATCCTAATTAGTTGTATTCAGTTCTTGTGTCCTGTTTTTGTTGGTATTAAGTAATAATTATTGAGTTTTTGTTCATGATACTATTATGCATTGTACAATGTTGCAACTTGTATGTTACATGTATATACTACTGAAACTGTCTAGGTACCAGTGTACAACACTTTTCTTTTCTACTGTTGAATCTCATAATTGCTTTAGGAAGATAAACATAATCTAATACTTTGTAAGGTTAGTCGTCAACCCAAATCCAAATGGAAATAGAGGATCATAATGTTTATCACCAACATTCATTGGTAGCTGGTCAACTGTCTTGAACCACGTCCTTGCCAGCTTCCCAGTGAATGCAAAGTCACCATACAGAACGTCGGCAACACCTTGGCCTTCGGTGCCTGGAAGCCATGCAGCTACAAGTACATCAATTTTTGATAGATATGGCTGAATCACAACCGGGCGTCCAGTGACAAGAACAACTACACACTGAATGTAGCCACATACATTGGTGATGGTTCTTGGACCTGGCTCAGCTATGGTTAGATTTAAACTGTCACCAAATGTTTCGGCATAAGGTGGCTCTCCCACAATGACTATAGCATAGGaaaatttgtttgacttgatAAAATTAGAATCAGGATTTTCATTGTAGACAACTTTGGTTGCAGGATCAACTGTTTGTTTTATTGCATCAAGGATGGTTGTAGTACAAAGGAAGCTACGATAGAGACTGAAATGAAATGTTCGGTCTTACCCGAAGTAAGATCATTACCACTAAGCCCATTCCAAGTAATTGTCCATCCACCACATTGATATCCCAAATTGTCAGCATGACTTCCTgcaattaatatttttgaagattttttgggAAGAGGAAGTACTGGTTTTTGAGCAGATTTACCATTCTTTAACAATACTAGGGATTTCTGAACAGCTTCTCTAGCTAACTCCCTATGTTCTTGTTTAAGAAACGATTATGcgataaataaaacaaactcttttcaTTTGAAAGAAATTCAACACATGTTCAAATGATATTCATAAGAAAATGTACCTTGCTACCCAATTGGTTTGCGAGGCTTAGATCAGCAAGTGGATTTTCAAAAAGGCCCGTGGTAAATTTCACTCTTAAGATTCTTGCGACAGCATCATTAATCCTGCTCACTGGGATAATATTGTTCTTTACTTGATAGGTCAGGTCATCAATGAACTCAGGAAAGTTAAAGGGAACCATAATCTGCAAACAATGTGGATTTTAAATAGAAAGTAATTTCCAAATATTAAACTCTTAGATTATAGAAACAATTCTTgatgtgaaaaaaaaaattttaccaTATCAATTCCAGCACTAACACCTGCTTGAACAGAGTATGAATAGTTAGCATGAGGAGGAGATGTAATTCGGTCAATACCCTGAAAATCTGATATGACAAAACCCTGGAAGATGCAAGAAAAATTACATGATATTTTTCTTAAAGATAAGTCCATTTTGTTCACATTAGAAAATGTTATCCATAAATTTTACTACCCTGAACCGCAGTTTGTTCTTGAGGAAACCAGTGACAAGATCCCGGTTAGCGTGCATCTTTTTCCCATTCCAGCTACTGTAAGAGATCATAACTATTGAAACACCTTTGATAACAGAATCAAAATACGCCAGCATGTGAATTTCAAGCAATCCTTTGAAGCTTATCAAAGTATTGTTCTCATTGATACCCTTGTTTGTGCCACCATCTCCCACATAGTGCTTGGCACAGGCAGCAACATTGTTGCTGGGCCCAAGTATTTCAAATGAAGgggaatttatattttaatatcaaaattGGAAAATATTAGAGGAATCATACttttaaagaaatattttgaGGAACTAAAAATAAATGTTGAGATATCTAGGAGAATTGCACATATATTTAACCTTATATAATTTTATAGTTAATATCTTTGTACACAGCAAAACCttttaaaaactaatttataaGAGAGATTTATTTTAAATCTTGGTATCCAATTTTATGACCTACTAATTCTAGAGAATCAATCGCATGTTTATGGggctgtttgtttcagctttacaaaaaatagattttttctttgtatttttgaaaatagattttccaaaactgtttatcaaaatattacaagtttttttatattagttttttctaaaatgaaacacttattttgacatcctataacataaacacacattattgaagaccaaaattttgtcaaaattgcaatttttcaaaaagttgtatttcaaaaatgatttttataaaaatctatttgaaatagcttcaaaattaagtcattttttgaaattttgatattcaaatttttttttcataaatagaagagatacctaaaatcacattttaagaataactattcaaacaaaatttttatttgaaacttttataaaaaatttctttataaaaaaaaattttcacaaaattatataacactataaaaatattatttgtattcTAGTGGAATTCTAACCTGAAAGTTTGACAGAAACACTTTCAGAATCTAAGAATAGGCCAACTAGTGGAAGTTTATTTTAAGCAAACCTTAATCCTGCCCGggttaaagctttttctttttcttctctgatTTGGGTTGCACAAGAATAAAGATGCCACCGTTAGGAGAACAAGCTATTAAAAACAGCGATTTCGAAGATATGGTAGAGAATGAATTGAATGTGAATTTGATTCCTAACCAAAACATACCATCTTCTAAATCAGAGACTGGACCATTCTAGGTATGTTAGCCTTACGGTGCTATAATAATATTCTCAACAACTTCGATTTCTTATCCACAAATTGAAAGCCAACGAGGCTTTGAGAATGCAACTTCATAAATATTGTCTTGGGCACTATCTTGGCTAAACAAAACATTGGTGTTTGCAAACATGAATGATATTGAAAAAGAATGAAACTGCTGGACAACTTCTGAGAGGTAGGGAAATGATGTCTCTCTGATGCTTGACATGACATTTGGATTGTATCTgcttcataaaaataaaagagattatgAAAAAAATTTCATTAAAACTTTTTAATACAATATGGAGTATTAAGAAAATCTTTTAGGTttgttgatttaaaatttatttttaaacccTGATTTCGTTGCAATCTTAACGAGGGTGTTTTAAAGATTTTTGAAAACTAAGAAAAAAGTTCTAAGTTcagatatttataaaaaaaaaaaggggatTCAAGATTTTTGTTACATTATATAATTTAGAACTTTTAATTTTAGAAGAAAACTTTGTGTGGAATTGGGTTAGGAGAGATAAAATTTATGGCTTGATTTTGGGGTGACTGATAAGCGCATGGTTTCATTGCGTAGTAatattaatatgtttttaaaagAACTTGGGATGGGACCAAAATTTTTTAAGAGAATTGTTAACCTGAGTTAGAAAAATTccattaaaaaatttgaaaatgtcTCTTAGATTCTAGAGATCAATCTCTAAACGCATTATATGTCTTTCTCAAACACAGTCAAATTGAGTATCACCCCAATGTTGTTAAAAATTTATTCAGAAGATACTTCTCTAGAACGAATCAATGTATACCACATACATTCCCAGCAAAAAGCCTTTTATTGATCACTTCGGAgaaattttggagatgcatctcccaaAACCACACAAGAAAATAGTTTCTACATTTGAtttagagatgctctgatgaattTGACAATATATTACTTTCTACATTTGATTTGGGATAggattcaatttttaaaatatccaTAATTTTTACAATCCTTGAAAAACCAAGAGTGTTGTTTCTTTGATAAACACTTTTTTCTCTTAAGTTAAGCtcaaagaaaatcttcaaagagtGTTGATTTCGTGAGTTGTGTTTAGGAGTTGTGTGATATTCTTCAGATAATCATTCATCTTCAATCTTTATCCAAAAATTCATTATTATGGGTACTCAACTCTAAGTTGAGTGTGAGTAGTAGTTGAAAGGTACATTAGGAATTCTAAATTTTGTTTATGTGAAGATTTTTGTGTTTACCAGATTGAAGAATAGGTATGTGATTATGGTATATGGAGACTGAAAGATTAATTTATTCTTTAAGATTTTGAcaagggagggagggagggagagagagagagagagagattggtTGGAAGGTATGTGACTAAATCTGAATGAAAAATCGGTGAAGTCAATTGCTTCATGTTAGAAAGTTAATAGTATTATTGAAGAGTAATttaatattcagaagatggactgatcttctgatggttactcagaagatagtattgaccagaagatgttatctgggtcccattagcttagctgtttagtagtaaggatactttagtatttttgtagtactgtactgtttgtaccttagacttgttcactaagtttactgttttagggcttatgtggcaagattttcttttcttataaatagccttgtaatagctatcattaatagcagaatacaacatttattctctcatctcttttgcgtcgttattctattattctctttgtcaccatctttattcattgtgcaccaacaattggtatctagagctccggttccaaacacagggaaacacgagtgaacgtgagtttgtgtgacggtgtgattgattttgcttctcggaaacaaagttgtgttgaatcacatttttcttggttgtttgtgggttgggaaacactgtgtgagtgtgagtgaaatctgttttttgtctgcacaagtttaaagatgagtggaagcaacttgaataccaaacttccagttcttgatggtagaaactggaatagatggatgattcaaatgcgtgtattatttggtgctcaagatgttctagatcttgtcactggaggatatattccgattgcagcggatgcaacggaagaacaaagagaagcgcagagagagacgaagaagagagaccaaaaggcgttgttcttcatccatcagtgtgtggatgtgaatctgtttgagaagattgctgattctatgacgtcaaaggaggcgtgggatatactggtcaggtgttacggtggtgatgtatcagtgaagaaggtgaagcttcaatccctgagaaggCAATataagaatctcaacatgaagaacaatgagaaagtctctgagtatatctctagagtgattgtgatcactaatgagatgaaggcttgtggagaaactctttctgaacaagtaatcatagagaagatattgaggtcacttactcctcaatttgattatattgttgtatctattaaacattctaaagatctggaaaccatgagaatagaagagttgcaaagcagtttagaagcacaagagttgcgtctgactgagagaacttctgagagagaagttgagcaatctatgaaggcttcttttgtcaagaaggaccagaagcatagacgtggtgatagattccagaaggaagcctcaacttctgatgagaagagatatcagaagggaaaggacaagaagaaagttcaatgttactgttgcaaacagtttggccattttgctagagactgtttggcaaacaaaggaaggagatcagaagaagcaaatatagccagaggaggatcatatgatgaacctgtgctattgatggcttcagaatctGACGGAAGATGTTcgtcagagtggtggtatatggacactgggtgttcaaatcacttgactggaaacaaacaatggctgatagactttgactctgaaaggaggacaaagatcagatgtgctgatgataagtacctgtatgcagaaggtatgggaaatgtcaaagtcaaagtgaagaatggaaagactgttctgatcaaagacgtttggtatgttcctggaatcagaagcaatctgatgagtgtgggtcagctcattgagaaaggtttctcagttgttatgaagaacaacctcttgaagttgtatgattccaatcagaagttgattatgcaatctgaacagggaatcaacagaacattcaaggtgaatgtagaaacagctgaaacagagtgtctgagtgctgaaggctcagaaggtgatagtaagctgtggcacaagatgttggggcacttgaactatagaagtctggggcatctaagttctaagaagctcgtacgtggcactcctaagattgtaaagcctgagaagtcatgtgaggtatgcatgaaaggcaaacaacccagattgccatttgtatcagaagttactccaagagcaaagcatgctctgggagtagtgcactctgatgtgtgtggaccatttccagaaccttcacttggaggaaataggtattttgtgtcttttgtggatgagttcacaagaatgacgtgggtaactctcattaagtttaagaatggggtgtttacagaattccagaagttcaaggtgaaggctgagaagcagagtggtcagaagataaagattctcagaacggatggtggaggtgagtataactctacagaattccaaaagttctgtgatgataatgggattgagcatgaagttactgctccctatactcctcaacacaatggtcttgctgaacgtagaaaccgtactttgcttgatatgacgagaagtatgcttaaagagaagaagcttcctcataatctatggggagaagctgttgctactgcagcatatgtgcttaataggtgtccaacgaagaggctgaaggaaattgttcctttagaaaaGTGGACTAAGGAGAaacagagtgttagtcatctgaaggtttttggttctgtgtgttacaaacacgttccagaagctagaaggaagaagctggatgatagaagcaaagtgatgttattggtggggtaccacagtacaggtgcatacaagctctattgtccagaaactaacaaagttgaagtcagcagagacgtcattatgaaggaatcagaagtttgggattggagagagtctcaaccaacttctgatgtagagataacttttgaagaaaagatagagtcagaagatgaagaatcttctgaagacgagtcagaagatgaagcatcttctgaagatgagtcagatggagaatctgattttgatccagattctgatgatgatccagagtctggtggtagtcatgattctggaagggaaaactctaaagacatagggtctggaggacaagcttctagagatgatcatggaggtggtgactctggagtagctgactctgaagtagctcagtgaccacaaagagtcagaactataccaagaaggtttgcagattttgacatgttgcaagacacagaagttgactcagaaggagaggtcattcagtgcgccatgttagtagattctgaaccagtgagtatagaagaagcgctcaagaagaaggtctggctgaatgccatgaaagaagaacttgaggctatagaaagaaacaaaacttggaagctgacagaacttccaaagaagaagaaagccatcagcgtcagatgggttttcaaagtaaagctgaagccagatggatcagttggtaaacacaaagcaaggctagtggctagaggttttcttcagaaacctggactagattactttgaggtgtttgctcctgtagctagacatgaaacaatcagactggtgattgcgttagttgcgaacagaggttggtctttgatgcatctggatgtaaagtctgcatttctgaacggtccattacaagaggaggtatacgtgtcacaaccccctggctttgtgaaaaagaataaggaagggatggtgtacaaattacacaaagctctgtatggattgaagcaagcgcccagagcttggaatttgaaaattgattcatttttcaagaagcaagggtttcagaagtgtgagatggaatatggagtttatgtgcaacattctggatgcaatatgattctgttgtgtctttatgttgatgacatattgcttacggggagttgtccagaagatctgatgaagttcaagaaggtgctgatgaatgagtttgagattacagaccttgggaaaatgtcatattttctagggatggagattctgtactcagaagatggtatcattctgcatcagttgaagtatgagttagaacttctgaagaaattcaagttggagaattgcaaagctgctgttacaccgtcagaagtgaatcagaagttggactctgattctgaaggtgaagatattgatgctacggtattcaaacagctggttggttctctaaggtatttgtgtaataccaggcctgatatatgctatgcagttggattggttagtaggttcatgagtaaacctaagtggtcccattaccaagttgctgtcagagtcttgagatatgtcaagggaactctgaagtttggcatattgtttccttctgggagaaaggaagaatccgagttattgagttattctgattctgattggtgtggagaccgagttgatagaaggagtacttctggatatttgttcatgtttctaggaggccctatctcttggagttccaaaaagcaacctgttgttgctctatcaacctgtgaagctgagtacatcgcaggcgctgtagctgcatgtcaagctgtgtggcttctgaatctattagaagacctgaagattagggtgaagaagcctctgaagctgatgattgataacaagtctgcaatcaatcttgccaagaatccggtgttacacggaaaaagcaagcatattgagactaagtatcatttcttgagaagccaagtccagaatggaacattagaagttgtgcactgtagcactcagaagcaagtggcagatgttctgacgaaggcgatcaagacgaaccaatttctgctcttgagggatggaattggcgttgtcagttttgattgaagaatatgaattaagggatggtattgaagagtaattcaatattcagaagatggactgatcttctgatggttactcagaagatagtattgaccagaagatgttatctgggtcccattagcttagctgtttagtagtaagggtactttagtatttttgtagtactgtactgtttgtaccttagacttgttaactaagtttactgttttagggcttatgtggcaagattttcttttcttataaatagccttgtaatagctatcattaatagcagaatacaacatttattctctcatctcttttgcgccgttattctattattctctttgtcaccatctttattcattgtgcaccaacaagtATAGCTCTATTTTGCTTTGAAAGCTTTGTTAAGGGTATAGCTCTAGTTTGcattgaaagctttgtttttgTATTACTAAGTTCGTAAATGTTTTCTAatacatttattagtgtttttagTTATTGAATCATTGCTAAAAAAATATTGTTGGACTGAAATAAGACTCTTAACAATCTCCAATTTATGTTGTTGCTTACCTAAGTGCTTTTGAACTCCAATTATCTGTATTAAATTGACTTTAAAATTCTCCACTAACATAGATATTTGAGCAAATTCACGACTCTCCACATTTTTTGTATTGTTGAAGTGACTTTAGaactctcctcttctcttctccacTTAACACAATAACAATCATCATTGAAGAGTATCTTACAAAGATTAatgattaattataatattttgcaTTGCAAAATGAAAAGTAAATTTTTCGATATAattttatactccctccgtcccaaattataagagaaaaaaacaaaatcacgtttattaagaaaagtaaaaacacattcatttgacttatgattttcttgaaataaagtgctttggaaaattttaaaaaaattctaattggttgtTGGCTATGAaaatgatgagagagaatgtaagttaaatgcaatttgcatttaattttatcttgaaagaaatgaaagatgattttttctcttatattttgggacaagaaaaatgcatttttttctcttatatactAGTGTATCAAATTATGAGTTGTTTATGAATTATTAATActaactttttttattataactttatgtatttttattttttattcttccaATCCTTTTAACTTATCTTTCTCTTTCTCGTATATGaaagataattttataaaattcttcataattttttatttttatacaaaaattattatatttcttaatgtTCAAAAACgtgttaaaacaaattttaatataaaaaatagtggAATATTTCTTAGTTACTTCAAGCTTCAAACTTTTATACTTTAAGATGAGATATTACATTTATTGAATGATTTTGTTAAGGCAACAATCAATAATGTTATAGTACTAAGTGATATGCAAAAAGAAAATGAGTGGAAAGTCTTACAGTTAATTTAGTAGGAAGAAAAGGAATTGAGATTTATATTTCTATTTGTCTTAATTATTAGAATGATTTATATTTCTATTTgtcttaattattaaaatatctataagggttaatgaactttttagtccttctaaatatctcaaattatgtttttagtctttttaa
This portion of the Vicia villosa cultivar HV-30 ecotype Madison, WI unplaced genomic scaffold, Vvil1.0 ctg.000493F_1_1, whole genome shotgun sequence genome encodes:
- the LOC131628900 gene encoding uncharacterized protein LOC131628900 translates to MYRTFHFSLYRSFLCTTTILDAIKQTVDPATKVVYNENPDSNFIKSNKFSYAIVIVGEPPYAETFGDSLNLTIAEPGPRTITNVCGYIQCVVVLVTGRPVVIQPYLSKIDVLVAAWLPGTEGQGVADVLYGDFAFTGKLARTWFKTVDQLPMNVGDKHYDPLFPFGFGLTTNLTKY
- the LOC131628921 gene encoding uncharacterized protein LOC131628921 encodes the protein MLAYFDSVIKGVSIVMISYSSWNGKKMHANRDLVTGFLKNKLRFRGFVISDFQGIDRITSPPHANYSYSVQAGVSAGIDMIMVPFNFPEFIDDLTYQVKNNIIPVSRINDAVARILRVKFTTGLFENPLADLSLANQLGSKVHFLMNII